A single Glycine soja cultivar W05 chromosome 14, ASM419377v2, whole genome shotgun sequence DNA region contains:
- the LOC114382963 gene encoding kinesin-like protein KIN-4C, producing the protein MENSDSAQCVRVAVNIRPLITSELMLGCTDCISLVPGEPQVQIGSHAFTYDYVYSSGSPSSTIYDDCVAPLVDALFHGYNATVLAYGQTGSGKTYTMGTNYTGEDNAGGIIPKVMETTFKRVQTMKESSEFLIRVSFIEIFKEEVFDLLDHNSSRGDVAPTAKPAVPSRVPIQIRETVNGGITLAGVTEAEVKTKEEMSSYLSRGSLSRATGSTNMNSQSSRSHAIFTITMEQKSGDDVLCAKLHLVDLAGSERAKRTGADGMRLKEGIHINKGLLALGNVISALGDERKRKEGGHVPYRDSKLTRLLQDSLGGNSKTVMIACVSPADTNAEETLNTLKYANRARNIQNKAVINRDPVGAQMQRMRSQIEQLQSELLLYRGDAGGAFEELQILKQKISLLEASNEELQQELQERRVTCESLSQRACDAQVEKDQLIMKIESIRNGKSWDEIDSNSNQDYDLVKSYVSKIQDLEGELRGLKNLNAKSRHVDWVDSDDSGFRSKNVLFACANEYSSDCDAKSVDITDDMEDHAKEIEHSSLQEKLDRELKELDKKLEQKEAEMKMFNNSDTSVLKHHYEKKVLELEQEKKFLQKEIEELKYNLANISSSSGDGAQKLKEEYLQKLNALEAQVSVLKKKQESQAQLLRQKQKSDEAAKRLQDEIQRIKSHKVQLQHKIKQESEQFRLWKASREKEVLQLKKEGRRNEYEMHKLLALNQRQKMVLQRKTEEATLATKRLKELLESRKTSRESAAGGNGPGIQALMQAIEHELEVTVRVHEVRSAHERQMEERAKMANEIARLKEEADMMKLNNSSDGLASMSPGARNSRIYALEKMIATSSTTLLSMASQLSEAEERERIFSGKGRWNQVRSLPEAKNLMNHLFNLASSSRCLLRDKEVTCREKGMEIRDLKEKVVRLSCSLRQLEMQKSELIHQLKLLSAKRYSESLGGLVYPDINGGHKYDLRKMENRRSTILLEDMDLSVSDTESDDYVADATDDEWVASEKIHVRKRKSRSRHVSMENNQSNISSEDVKDNSTEGVGGASGETVSDICCSCSKSSSCKTNKCKCRTLGGICGSSCGCLASKCANRASGSNESPVEGTGNDSSIQEADKDHLLAAQGAELLQGALIGGPAEAHSDHGPRKPLSDIGNTLAKSNAQKPNQRREWKNIKRKSTLSTVVLNVVPPTSSQSDNSEVPKKENNSISEANVSNIPQKMHSSRPENVPVVPKVEKNVIEPDIRLPRAMRKSVSPNGGGLPLGDMNASKPDEPVNKESEVMIEARTPVKQKRTLEKENNGR; encoded by the exons ATGGAAAATTCCGATTCGGCGCAGTGCGTTCGAGTTGCCGTCAACATTCGGCCTCTGATCACATCGGAGCTTATGCTCGGATGCACAGATTGCATCTCCCTTGTTCCCGGTGAACCACAG GTGCAAATTGGGTCGCATGCTTTCACTTATGACTATGTTTATAGCTCGGGATCTCCATCGTCTACAATATATGATGATTGTGTAGCTCCACTCGTAGATGCACTTTTCCATGGCTATAATGCAACTGTTCTTGCTTATGGACAG ACTGGATCTGGGAAGACATACACCATGGGCACCAATTACACGGGAGAGGACAATGCCGGTGGAATTATACCCAAGGTGATGGAGACAACATTCAAGAGGGTTCAGACTATGAAGGAATCCTCAGAGTTTTTGATTAGGGTATCTTTTATCGAG ATATTCAAGGAAGAGGTATTCGATTTGCTCGATCACAATTCTTCCAGAGGAGATGTGGCTCCTACTGCAAAGCCTGCTGTGCCCAGCAGAGTTCCCATACAAATTAGAGAAACAGTGAATGGAGGAATAACACTGGCTGGTGTGACTGAGGCTGAAGTTAAGACCAAAGAAGAAATGTCATCTTATCTTTCTCGAGGTTCACTGTCACGTGCCACAGGGAGTACAAACATGAACAGTCAATCAAG TCGGTCACATGCTATATTCACAATCACTATGGAGCAAAAGAGTGGTGATGATGTCTTGTGTGCAAAACTACACCTGGTAGACCTTGCTGGTTCTGAACGTGCAAAAAGAACTGGTGCAGATGGCATGCGTTTAAAAGAAG GCATTCATATCAATAAGGGTTTATTAGCTCTTGGGAATGTAATAAGTGCACTGGGAGATGAAAGAAAGCGAAAAGAAGGTGGCCATGTGCCATATCGCGATAGCAAATTAACAAGGCTACTGCAG GATTCTCTTGGAGGAAACAGCAAAACCGTTATGATAG CATGTGTTAGTCCTGCTGACACCAATGCTGAAGAGACATTGAACACTCTGAAGTATGCTAACCGTGCTCGCAACATTCAGAACAAGGCAGTT atcAATCGTGATCCAGTGGGAGCTCAGATGCAGAGAATGCGAAGTCAGATTGAGCAATTGCAGTCTGAGCTTCTGTTATACAGAGGTGATGCTGGTGGGGCATTTGAGGAACTTCAG attcttaaacaaaaaatatcctTACTTGAAGCAAGCAATGAAGAGCTACAGCAGGAGCTTCAAGAACGTCGAGTAACTTGTGAGAGTTTATCACAACGTGCTTGTGATGCTCAG GTTGAAAAGGATCAACTGATCATGAAAATTGAATCAATTCGAAATGGTAAATCTTGGGATGAAATTGACTCGAATTCAAATCAG GATTATGACCTAGTGAAATCTTATGTGTCAAAGATCCAAGATCTGGAAGGTGAATTGCGGGGTTTGAAAAATTTGAATGCGAAATCTAGACATGTTGACTGGGTTGATTCAGATGATAGTGGATTCCGGTCAAAGAATGTGTTATTTGCATGTGCTAATGAATACTCTTCTGATTGTGACGCCAAATCAGTGGACATAACAG ATGACATGGAAGATCATGCAAAGGAGATAGAACACTCTTCTCTTCAAGAAAAGTTGGACAGGGAGCTCAAAGAATTGGATAAGAAACTTGAACAAAAGGAG GCTGAAATGAAGATGTTCAACAATTCTGATACTTCAGTTCTTAAGCATCATTAtgaaaagaaagttcttgagttagaacaagagaagaaatttttgcag AAAGAAATTGAGGAACTTAAGTACAATCTTGCAAATATTTCATCCTCTTCTGGTGACGGTGCTCAAAAGTTAAAGGAGGAATATCTTCAAAAGTTAAATGCTCTTGAAGCACAG GTCTCTGTgctgaagaagaaacaagaatctCAGGCTCAACTGTTgagacaaaaacagaaaagtgaTGAGGCTGCAAAACGACTTCAGGATGAGATCCAGAGAATTAAATCTCATAAG GTTCAATTGcaacataaaattaaacagGAATCAGAACAATTCAGGTTATGGAAAGCTTCACGCGAGAAAGAAGTTCTCCAG cttaaaaaagaaggaaggaggAATGAATATGAGATGCATAAACTGTTAGCGTTGAATCAGAGGCAAAAGATG GTATTGCAAAGGAAGACAGAAGAAGCTACCTTGGCTACAAAAAGGCTGAAAGAGCTTTTGGAATCTAGAAAGACTTCACGTGAAA GTGCTGCAGGTGGGAATGGTCCAGGAATTCAG GCTTTGATGCAGGCAATTGAGCATGAACTTGAGGTCACTGTCCGAGTGCATGAAGTACGTTCAGCACATGAGCGTCAAATGGAAGA GAGGGCTAAAATGGCCAATGAGATCGCAAGATTAAAGGAAGAAGCAGATATGATGAAGCTTAACAATTCAAG TGATGGCCTCGCATCTATGTCTCCGGGTGCAAGAAATTCAAGGATATATGCCCTTGAAAAAATGATTGCTACTTCTTCTACAACATTGCTGTCAATGGCATCTCAGTTGTCAGAGGCAGAAGAGCGGGAACGGATTTTCAGTGGCAAGGGacgttggaaccaagtccgttcCCTTCCTGAAGCCAAGAATTTGATGAATCATTTGTTCAATCTGGCATCTTCCTCCAG GTGTTTATTGCGAGATAAAGAAGTTACCTGCAGAGAGAAGGGCATGGAAATAAGAGATctaaaagaaaaagtagtaaGGTTGAGCTGTTCACTTCGACAGTTGGAAATGCAGAAGTCTGAACTTATTCATCAGTTGAAATTGCTG AGTGCAAAGAGATATTCAGAATCTTTGGGTGGTTTGGTGTATCCCGACATAAATGGAGGACATAAGTATGACTTGCGCAAGATG GAAAATCGGCGATCTACAATTTTACTGGAGGATATGGATTTATCTGTATccgatacagaatcagatgattaTGTTGCAGATGCAACTGATGATGAATGGGTCGCTTCAGAAAAAATACACGTTAGGAAAAGGAAATCTAGAAGCAGACATGTAAGCATGGAAAACAATCAGTCAAATATCAGTTCAGAAGATGTAAAAGATAATTCAACAGAAGGAGTTGGAGGTGCATCTGGGGAAACTGTATCGGATATCTGCTGCTCTTGTAGTAAATCTTCATCTTGCAAGACAAATAAATGCAAATGCAGAACTCTGGGTGGCATTTGTGGGAGTTCTTGTGGTTGCCTAGCATCGAAGTGTGCCAACAGAGCATCAGGCTCAAATGAATCACCAGTTGAAGGGACTGGTAATGATTCCAGCATTCAGGAAGCAGACAAAGATCACCTTCTTGCTGCTCAAGGTGCTGAGTTGCTTCAGGGTGCACTGATTGGGGGGCCTGCTGAGGCCCACAGTGATCATGGGCCAAGAAAACCACTTTCTGATATTGGAAATACACTG GCCAAATCAAATGCCCAGAAGCCTAATCAGAGAAGGGAATGGAAGAACATCAAACGGAAGTCCACATTGTCTACAGTAGTACTAAATGTTGTTCCTCCGACTTCCTCGCAATCAGATAATTCTGAAGTCcccaagaaagaaaataatagcaTCAGTGAAGCCAATGTATCTAACATACCACAGAAAATGCACTCATCTAGACCTGAAAATGTTCCAGTTGTCCCAAAGGTAGAGAAAAATGTAATTGAGCCAGATATACGTTTACCACGAGCTATGCGAAAGTCAGTATCACCAAATGGTGGTGGCCTTCCACTAGGGGACATGAATGCTAGTAAGCCAGATGAACCTGTCAATAAGGAGTCTGAAGTGATGATAGAAGCTAGAACTCCGgtgaaacaaaaaagaacacTTGAGAAAGAGAACAATGGACGTTAA